In the genome of Bubalus kerabau isolate K-KA32 ecotype Philippines breed swamp buffalo chromosome 8, PCC_UOA_SB_1v2, whole genome shotgun sequence, one region contains:
- the RALA gene encoding ras-related protein Ral-A, whose product MAANKPKGQNSLALHKVIMVGSGGVGKSALTLQFMYDEFVEDYEPTKADSYRKKVVLDGEEVQIDILDTAGQEDYAAIRDNYFRSGEGFLCVFSITEMESFAATADFREQILRVKEDENVPFLLVGNKSDLEDKRQVSVEEAKTRADQWNVNYVETSAKTRANVDKVFFDLMREIRARKMEDSKEKNGKKKRKSLAKRIRERCCIL is encoded by the exons ATGGCTGCAAATAAGCCCAAGGGTCAGAATTCTTTGGCCTTACACAAAGTCATCATGGTGGGCAGCGGTGGTGTGGGCAAGTCTGCTCTGACTCTGCAGTTCATGTATGATGAG TTTGTGGAGGACTACGAGCCGACCAAAGCCGACAGCTATCGGAAGAAGGTGGTGCTGGACGGGGAGGAAGTGCAGATTGACATCCTGGATACAGCTGGGCAAGAAGACTATGCTGCCATTAGAGATAACTACTTCCGCAGCGGCGAGGGCTTCCTCTGTGTCTTCTCCATTACAGAAATGGAATCCTTTGCAGCCACAGCCGACTTCAG GGAGCAGATTTTAAGAGTAAAAGAAGATGAGAATGTTCCATTTTTGCTCGTTGGAAACAAATCAGATTTGGAAGATAAAAGGCAGGTTTCCGTAGAAGAGGCGAAAACCAGAGCCGATCAGTGGAACGTTAACTATGTGGAAACATCTGCCAAGACGCGGGCCAATGTTGACAAG GTATTTTTTGATTTAATGAGGGAAATTCGGGCCAGAAAGATGGAAGACAgcaaagaaaagaatggaaaaaagaagaggaaaagtttAGCCAAGAGAATCAGAGAAAGATGCTGCATTTTATAA